A stretch of the Mycobacteroides immunogenum genome encodes the following:
- a CDS encoding TetR/AcrR family transcriptional regulator, with product MTRPGAPLGKLMARAVRGLGSHPEPDDIETRLLDAAIEVLAERGTQTATIDEVARRAKVGRATVFRRFSSKDQLFERALAQEMRKFLDELQERAGGFDDIGERVAEGFAVCIEIVNHPLLRGDSLVARMTAVEAITQGDPAPIELARDYLAAQIDQMREEGRIPPGDSRRQVDVLIHLVLGYLAAPVTTIDLGNTEEVRALARETFAPILLTPNVPLTAP from the coding sequence ATGACGCGACCGGGTGCACCACTGGGAAAACTGATGGCGCGCGCGGTCCGCGGGCTTGGCTCGCACCCCGAACCGGACGATATCGAAACCCGGTTGCTGGACGCCGCCATCGAAGTACTGGCCGAGCGGGGCACCCAAACGGCCACCATCGACGAGGTGGCGCGGCGTGCAAAAGTGGGCCGCGCCACAGTATTTCGGCGCTTCTCCAGTAAAGACCAGTTGTTCGAACGGGCCCTGGCTCAAGAAATGCGCAAGTTCCTCGACGAGCTACAGGAACGTGCGGGTGGTTTTGACGACATCGGTGAGCGCGTGGCCGAGGGGTTCGCGGTCTGCATAGAAATCGTGAATCATCCTCTACTGCGCGGTGATTCGCTCGTGGCCAGGATGACCGCGGTGGAGGCGATCACCCAGGGCGATCCGGCACCCATCGAACTGGCGCGCGATTATCTTGCCGCCCAGATCGATCAGATGCGCGAGGAAGGGCGCATCCCGCCGGGCGACTCGCGTCGGCAGGTCGACGTCCTCATTCACCTGGTGCTCGGATATCTTGCCGCGCCGGTGACAACCATCGACCTGGGCAACACCGAAGAGGTGCGGGCGCTGGCGCGAGAAACCTTCGCGCCCATTCTGTTGACGCCCAATGTGCCGCTGACGGCACCGTAG